A genomic stretch from Halanaerobiales bacterium includes:
- a CDS encoding ankyrin repeat domain-containing protein yields MVKKIAKVMLILMFLIGFSLIQNQIIVYASDSTNQYNIDDLSNAVLENDLKFAQEIINSKNLDINQKDSNGKYPLEIVLVMGNCEMAELLLENGANPYVITSSGQSIYELAMNSYNKTLKEIVEEAAENYIKYTVDQLSQAVLVNDIVTVNNILESKTVNINQRDSNEKYPLEMVLVMGNCDMARILLKAGADPHLKTKNGKIIYELAMNFDSKALKAIFKRYN; encoded by the coding sequence TTGGTTAAAAAAATAGCCAAAGTAATGCTTATTTTGATGTTTTTAATAGGATTTTCTTTGATACAAAATCAAATTATCGTATACGCAAGTGACTCTACAAATCAATACAATATAGATGATTTATCAAACGCAGTTCTGGAAAATGATTTGAAATTTGCACAAGAAATTATTAATAGTAAGAATTTAGATATTAATCAAAAAGACTCAAATGGCAAGTATCCTTTAGAAATAGTATTAGTTATGGGGAACTGTGAGATGGCAGAATTATTACTTGAAAATGGAGCAAATCCATACGTAATTACATCAAGTGGTCAATCTATTTACGAATTAGCAATGAATAGTTACAATAAAACATTGAAAGAAATTGTTGAAGAAGCAGCAGAAAATTATATTAAGTATACTGTTGATCAATTATCTCAGGCAGTATTAGTAAATGATATTGTTACAGTAAATAATATTTTAGAGAGTAAAACTGTTAATATAAATCAAAGGGATTCTAATGAAAAATATCCATTAGAGATGGTATTAGTTATGGGGAATTGCGATATGGCAAGGATTTTACTTAAGGCAGGAGCAGATCCACATTTAAAAACCAAAAATGGGAAGATCATATATGAATTAGCAATGAACTTTGACAGCAAAGCATTGAAAGCGATTTTCAAAAGATATAACTAA